The Nocardia sp. BMG51109 nucleotide sequence CTTGGCCGCCGCGCGATCGAGGCCGCGGCGGCGGGCGGCCGCCGCCACGACCTCCCACGGTCCGGTCCGGGGCGGCGCCGAAAGGAATTGCGACACATAGCCGATCTCGCGGCCGCGCAGCCGCGCCATCGCCCGGTCGGCCAGGCCCGTCAGCTCCACCGGTGCCTCGCCGGTGTGCAGCCGGACCTCGCCGGCGTCGGGCAGATAGGTGCGGTAGACGCAGCGCAGCAGCGACGACTTGCCGGCACCGCTGGGACCGGCGAGCGCGATGTGCTCACCGGCCCGCACGTCCAGATCGACGCCGCGTAGCGATTCGACGGTCCGGCCGTCGATGGTGTGCAGGACGAACGTCTTGCGCAGTCCCCGCACGGTCAAAACGGGCTCCATGGGTGTCACCTCCTGGCCGCGGCGACGAGCCGCTGTGTGTACGGGTGGTGCGGGTCGTGGAACAGCTGATCGGTCAGGCCGCGCTCGACGATCCGCCCGAGCTGCATCACCACGGTCCGGTCGGTGAGCGCCTCGATCACCGCGAAGTCGTGGCTGACCACGACGGCGGCCACGTCCCGCTCGGCGAGCAGGCCGCGCAGCAGGTCGAGCACCCCGGCCGCGACCGACGCGTCGAGTCCGGTGGTGGGCTCGTCGAGCAGCAGCACCGGCGGATCGGTCGCCAGCGCCTTGGCGATCTGCACGCGCTGGCGCATGCCGCCGGAGAACGTGCGGACCGGATCGTCCATCCGCGACAGCGGGACCTCGACCCGGTCGAGCAGCTCCGCGGCGCGGCGCCGGATGGCGTGGAAGCCGCGCCAGCCGACGGCGGTGAGGCGTTCGGCGATATTGCCGCCGGCGGTCACGTCGAGATCGAGGCCCGCGGCCGGATCCTGGTGCACGACAGCCACTTCGGTGATGCGCAGGCGACGGCGATCCACCGCGGGCAAGCGCAGCACGTCGACGTTTCCGTCGTCCACCGCGGCAAGGTGCACCTGGCCCGCGGTCGGCTCCTGGTCGCCGATGACGCAGCCGAGCACGGTGGACTTCCCCGAACCCGACTCGCCGATCACGCCGAGGGCCTCGCCGGGGGCGACGTCGAACGAGACGTCCCAGGCGGCGACGATCGCGCCGGTGGCCGGGCTGATCGCGGTCCCGTGCTCGGGACCGGTGCCGGCCACCGCGGCGCCGCCGCCCCGGCCGTGCACCTTCCCGAGACCCGATACGCGCAGGGCCCACTCCGGTCCGCCGGTGCGGC carries:
- a CDS encoding phosphonate C-P lyase system protein PhnL, producing the protein MEPVLTVRGLRKTFVLHTIDGRTVESLRGVDLDVRAGEHIALAGPSGAGKSSLLRCVYRTYLPDAGEVRLHTGEAPVELTGLADRAMARLRGREIGYVSQFLSAPPRTGPWEVVAAAARRRGLDRAAAKDAAAASLRRLNLDEALWDIDCGVLSGGERQRVNLAAGTVRPPRLLLLDEPVSALDPANREAALELIDSLTAQGVAVLAVFHDLDAMHRLAGRVVLMSGGVVDRSGSPAELLAGVA